In one window of Escherichia coli DSM 30083 = JCM 1649 = ATCC 11775 DNA:
- the yohO gene encoding protein YohO, whose protein sequence is MRIAKIGVIALFLFMALGGIGGVMLAGYTFILRAG, encoded by the coding sequence ATGCGCATAGCTAAAATTGGGGTCATCGCCCTGTTCCTGTTTATGGCGTTAGGCGGAATTGGTGGCGTCATGCTCGCAGGTTATACCTTTATTTTGCGTGCTGGCTGA
- the yehR gene encoding YehR family lipoprotein: MKAFNKLFSLVVASVLVFSLAGCGDKEESKKFSANLNGTEIAITYVYKGDKVLKQSSETKIQFASIGATTKEDAARTLEPLSAKYKNIAGVEEKLTYTDTYAQENVTIDMEKVDFKALQGISGINVSAEDAKKGITMAQMELVMKAAGFKEVK, from the coding sequence ATGAAGGCTTTCAATAAGCTGTTTTCCCTTGTTGTTGCATCTGTTCTGGTTTTCTCTCTTGCTGGCTGCGGTGACAAAGAAGAATCAAAGAAATTCAGCGCCAATCTGAACGGCACTGAAATTGCCATTACCTATGTCTACAAAGGTGACAAGGTGCTTAAGCAATCTTCTGAAACCAAAATTCAATTTGCCTCCATTGGTGCAACCACCAAAGAAGATGCCGCCAGGACACTTGAGCCGTTAAGCGCTAAATACAAAAACATCGCGGGTGTTGAAGAAAAATTAACCTATACCGATACCTACGCGCAGGAAAACGTGACTATTGATATGGAAAAAGTGGATTTTAAAGCCCTGCAGGGTATTTCAGGAATCAACGTTTCTGCTGAAGATGCCAAAAAAGGTATCACTATGGCGCAAATGGAACTGGTGATGAAAGCCGCTGGTTTTAAAGAAGTGAAATAA
- the yehY gene encoding glycine betaine ABC transporter permease YehY — MTYFRINPVLALLLLLTAIAAALPFISYAPNRLVSGEGRHLWQLWPQTLWMLVGVGCAWLTACFIPAKKGSIFALILAQFVFVLLVWGAGKAATQLAQNGSALARTSLGSGFWLAAALALLACSDAIRRISTHPLWRWLLHMQIAIIPLWLLYSGTLNDLSLMKEYANRQDVFDDALAQHLTLLFGAVLPALVIGVPLGIWCYFSTARQGAIFSLLNVIQTVPSIALFGLLIAPLAALVTAFPWLGMLGIAGTGMTPALIALVLYALLPLVRGVVVGLNQIPRDVLESARAMGMSGVQRFLHVQLPLALPVFLRSLRVVMVQTVGMAVIAALIGAGGFGALVFQGLLSSAIDLVLLGVIPVIVLAVLTDALFDLLIALLKVKRND, encoded by the coding sequence GTGACTTATTTCCGTATTAATCCTGTTCTGGCGCTGCTGCTGTTGCTGACGGCAATCGCAGCGGCGCTGCCGTTTATCAGTTACGCACCTAATCGTTTAGTTTCGGGTGAGGGGCGTCATCTCTGGCAGCTGTGGCCGCAAACTCTCTGGATGCTGGTGGGCGTTGGTTGCGCCTGGCTGACAGCCTGTTTTATTCCCGCTAAAAAAGGCAGCATTTTTGCACTCATTCTGGCGCAATTCGTCTTCGTATTGCTGGTGTGGGGAGCTGGAAAGGCGGCGACACAACTGGCGCAAAATGGCAGTGCGCTGGCGCGTACCAGCCTCGGCAGTGGTTTCTGGCTGGCTGCGGCGCTGGCACTGCTGGCCTGTAGCGATGCCATCCGCCGAATCTCCACGCATCCGCTGTGGCGCTGGTTGTTGCATATGCAGATTGCCATTATTCCGCTGTGGTTGCTGTACTCCGGCACGCTTAACGATCTCTCGTTAATGAAAGAATACGCCAACCGTCAGGATGTGTTTGACGACGCGCTGGCACAACATCTGACGTTGCTGTTTGGTGCGGTGCTGCCTGCGTTAGTGATTGGTGTGCCGTTGGGCATCTGGTGCTACTTTTCCACCGCGCGGCAGGGAGCGATTTTTTCTCTGCTGAATGTCATTCAGACCGTGCCTTCGATAGCGCTCTTTGGCCTGCTGATTGCGCCGCTTGCCGCGCTGGTTACGGCCTTTCCGTGGCTGGGAATGCTCGGCATAGCAGGAACCGGAATGACACCCGCACTGATTGCGCTGGTGCTCTATGCCTTGCTGCCGCTGGTGCGCGGCGTAGTAGTCGGCTTGAACCAGATCCCGCGCGATGTGCTGGAGAGCGCCAGAGCGATGGGGATGAGCGGGGTGCAGCGTTTCCTGCATGTTCAGTTACCGCTGGCGTTACCGGTATTTCTGCGCAGCCTGCGGGTGGTGATGGTACAAACCGTTGGCATGGCGGTGATTGCGGCGTTAATCGGCGCAGGCGGTTTTGGTGCGCTGGTTTTCCAGGGGCTGCTAAGCAGTGCCATTGATTTAGTGTTGCTGGGGGTGATCCCGGTAATTGTTCTGGCGGTGCTTACCGACGCGCTGTTCGATTTGCTTATCGCACTGCTGAAGGTGAAACGTAATGATTGA
- the yehQ gene encoding SWIM zinc finger family protein: MNSLRPELLELTPQALTALSNAGFVKRSLKELENGNVPEISHENGALIATFSDGVRTQLANGQALKEAQCTCGASGMCRHRVMLVLSYQRLCATAQPTEKKEEEWDPAIWLKELATLPDATRKRAQALVAKGITIELFCAPGEIPSARLPMSDVRFYSRSSIRFARCDCIEGTLCEHVVLAVQAFVEAKTQQAEFTHLIWQMRSEHVTSSDDPFASEEGKTCRQYVQQLSQALWLGGISQPPIHYEAAFSRAQQAAERCNWRWVSESLRQLRASVDAFHARASHYHAGECLRQLAALNSRLNCVQEMARRDSIGEVPPMPWRTVVGAGIAGEAKLDHLRLVSLGMRCWQDIEQYGLRIWFTDPDTGSILHLSRSWQRSEQENSPAATRRLFSFQAGALAGGQIVSQAAKRSADGELLFATRNRLSGVVPLSPDAWLMLSAPLRQPGIVALREYLRQRPPACIRPINQVDNLFILPIAECISLGWDSSRQTLDAQVISGEGEDNVLTLSLPASACSPFAVERMAALLQQTDDPVSLVSGFVSFVEGQLTLEPRVMMTKTRAWALDAETAPVAPLPSASVLPVPSTAHQLLMRCQALLIQLLHNGWRYQEQSAIGQAELLANDLTAVGFYRLAHVLGQFRNTESEARVEAMNNGVLLCEQLFPMLQQQG, translated from the coding sequence ATGAATTCACTACGTCCGGAATTATTAGAACTGACACCACAGGCACTGACGGCGTTAAGCAATGCCGGTTTTGTTAAGCGCAGCCTTAAGGAACTGGAAAATGGCAACGTCCCGGAAATCAGTCATGAGAACGGCGCTTTAATCGCCACCTTCAGTGACGGTGTCCGTACCCAGCTGGCGAACGGCCAGGCACTGAAAGAGGCTCAGTGCACCTGCGGGGCCAGCGGCATGTGCCGTCATCGCGTGATGCTGGTGTTAAGTTATCAACGACTTTGTGCCACCGCCCAGCCTACGGAAAAAAAAGAAGAAGAGTGGGATCCGGCAATCTGGCTGAAAGAACTGGCTACCTTGCCCGATGCCACCCGCAAACGCGCGCAGGCGCTGGTCGCTAAAGGCATCACCATTGAGTTGTTCTGTGCGCCTGGCGAAATTCCCTCTGCCCGATTACCGATGAGCGATGTGCGTTTTTATTCCCGCAGCAGCATTCGCTTCGCACGCTGTGATTGCATTGAAGGCACACTTTGCGAACATGTCGTACTGGCTGTGCAGGCCTTCGTCGAGGCCAAAACTCAGCAAGCGGAATTTACTCATTTAATCTGGCAGATGCGCAGTGAACACGTCACATCATCTGATGATCCGTTTGCCAGCGAAGAAGGCAAAACGTGTCGTCAATATGTTCAGCAATTAAGCCAGGCATTATGGCTGGGCGGGATAAGTCAACCGCCAATCCATTACGAGGCCGCTTTCAGTCGCGCGCAGCAAGCGGCGGAACGCTGCAACTGGCGATGGGTGAGTGAATCGCTACGGCAATTGCGCGCCAGTGTTGATGCCTTCCACGCCCGTGCCAGCCACTACCATGCCGGAGAATGCTTACGTCAGCTTGCGGCATTAAACAGTCGATTAAATTGCGTACAAGAGATGGCGCGGCGCGACAGTATCGGTGAAGTTCCTCCCATGCCGTGGCGCACGGTCGTTGGCGCTGGTATTGCCGGAGAAGCAAAACTTGATCATCTGCGGCTGGTGTCTTTAGGTATGCGTTGCTGGCAGGATATTGAGCAGTATGGTTTACGCATCTGGTTTACCGATCCCGACACAGGAAGTATTTTGCATCTTTCGCGTAGTTGGCAGAGAAGCGAACAGGAAAACTCACCGGCAGCGACGCGTCGGCTGTTTAGTTTTCAGGCTGGCGCACTGGCAGGTGGGCAAATTGTTTCACAAGCTGCAAAACGCAGTGCCGATGGCGAGCTGCTGTTCGCGACCCGTAACCGCTTGAGTGGCGTTGTTCCACTGTCGCCAGACGCCTGGCTAATGTTGAGCGCGCCGTTGCGCCAGCCGGGCATTGTGGCTTTGCGGGAATATTTACGCCAGCGTCCCCCCGCCTGCATACGACCAATCAACCAGGTCGATAACTTATTTATTCTGCCGATAGCGGAGTGTATTTCGCTCGGTTGGGATAGCAGCCGCCAGACACTGGATGCGCAGGTAATCAGCGGCGAAGGGGAAGATAATGTGCTGACGTTATCCCTTCCGGCATCTGCCTGTTCTCCTTTTGCCGTTGAACGCATGGCGGCGCTTTTGCAACAAACAGACGACCCCGTGAGCCTGGTTTCTGGCTTTGTCAGTTTTGTAGAGGGGCAATTGACACTGGAACCACGGGTGATGATGACAAAAACCCGCGCCTGGGCGCTGGACGCAGAAACTGCGCCTGTGGCACCGCTACCTTCTGCCAGCGTTCTGCCTGTGCCGTCTACCGCTCATCAGTTGCTGATGCGCTGCCAGGCGTTACTTATTCAACTGCTCCATAACGGCTGGCGCTATCAGGAACAGAGTGCTATTGGTCAGGCAGAGTTGCTGGCGAATGACCTCACCGCGGTGGGTTTTTATCGGCTGGCACATGTGTTGGGACAATTTCGTAATACAGAAAGCGAGGCACGGGTAGAAGCAATGAATAACGGTGTTTTGCTTTGCGAACAATTATTCCCCATGCTTCAGCAACAAGGATGA
- the yehS gene encoding DUF1456 family protein — MLSNDILRSVRYILKANNNDLVRILALGNVEATAEQIAVWLRKEDEEGFQRCPDIVLSSFLNGLIYEKRGKDESAPALEPERRINNNIVLKKLRIAFSLKTDDILAILTEQQFRVSMPEITAMMRAPDHKNFRECGDQFLRYFLRGLAARQHVKKS, encoded by the coding sequence ATGCTAAGTAACGATATTCTGCGCAGCGTGCGCTACATTTTGAAAGCCAATAATAATGACCTGGTGCGTATTCTGGCGCTGGGTAATGTCGAAGCCACCGCGGAACAGATCGCCGTCTGGCTACGTAAAGAAGACGAAGAGGGTTTTCAGCGTTGTCCGGACATTGTTTTGTCGTCATTCCTCAATGGCCTGATTTATGAAAAACGCGGCAAGGATGAGTCTGCTCCGGCACTGGAGCCGGAGCGTCGCATTAATAACAACATCGTGCTGAAAAAATTACGCATCGCGTTTTCGCTTAAAACCGATGACATTCTGGCAATCCTCACCGAACAGCAGTTCCGCGTTTCGATGCCGGAAATTACGGCGATGATGCGTGCACCGGATCATAAAAACTTCCGCGAATGCGGCGATCAATTTTTACGTTATTTTCTGCGTGGACTGGCAGCGCGCCAGCATGTGAAGAAAAGCTAA
- the osmF gene encoding glycine betaine ABC transporter substrate-binding protein OsmF, giving the protein MPLSKVWAGSLVLLAAVSLPLQAASPVKVGSKIDTEGALLGNIILQVLESHGVPTVNKVQLGTTPVVRGAITSGELDIYPEYTGNGAFFFKDENDTAWKNAQQGYEKVKKLDAEQNKLIWLTPAPANNTWTIAVRQDVAEKNKLTSLAELSRYLKEGGNFKLAASAEFIERADALPAFEKAYGFKLGQDQLLSLAGGDTAVTIKAAAQQTSGVNAAMAYGTDGPVAALGLQTLSDPQGVQPIYAPAPVVRESVLKEYPQIAQWLQPVFASLDEKTLQQLNASIAVEGLDAKKVAADYLKQKGWTK; this is encoded by the coding sequence ATGCCACTCTCAAAGGTCTGGGCAGGTTCACTGGTTTTGTTGGCAGCCGTGAGCCTGCCGCTACAGGCGGCTTCCCCCGTTAAGGTTGGTTCAAAAATCGATACGGAAGGCGCGCTGCTCGGCAATATCATTTTGCAGGTGCTGGAAAGTCACGGCGTTCCTACGGTAAATAAAGTGCAGCTGGGAACGACTCCCGTAGTGCGCGGGGCGATCACTTCTGGCGAGCTGGATATCTATCCGGAATATACTGGCAATGGCGCGTTTTTCTTTAAAGATGAAAACGATACGGCATGGAAAAACGCGCAGCAAGGCTATGAGAAAGTCAAAAAACTCGATGCAGAGCAAAACAAGTTAATCTGGCTGACGCCCGCGCCTGCAAATAACACCTGGACCATCGCCGTGCGTCAGGATGTGGCAGAGAAAAACAAACTCACTTCGCTTGCCGAGCTGAGTCGTTATCTGAAAGAGGGTGGCAACTTCAAACTGGCAGCCTCGGCAGAGTTTATTGAACGCGCCGATGCCTTACCCGCGTTTGAAAAAGCCTATGGCTTTAAGCTCGGTCAGGATCAGTTGCTGTCACTGGCCGGTGGTGACACGGCGGTGACGATCAAAGCCGCTGCCCAGCAAACTTCTGGTGTTAATGCCGCAATGGCTTACGGCACCGACGGCCCGGTTGCGGCGCTGGGGCTGCAAACCTTAAGCGATCCGCAAGGCGTGCAACCTATCTACGCGCCTGCGCCAGTGGTGCGTGAGTCGGTGCTGAAAGAGTATCCGCAAATAGCACAGTGGCTACAGCCAGTCTTCGCCAGCCTCGATGAAAAAACATTGCAGCAGCTGAATGCCAGCATTGCAGTGGAAGGACTGGATGCCAAAAAAGTGGCAGCCGACTACCTGAAACAAAAAGGGTGGACGAAGTAA
- the yehX gene encoding glycine betaine ABC transporter ATP binding protein YehX, which translates to MIEFSHVSKLFGAQKAVNDLNLNFQEGSFSVLIGTSGSGKSTTLKMINRLVEHDSGVIRFAGEEIRSLPVLELRRRMGYAIQSIGLFPHWSVAQNIATVPQLQKWSRARIDDRIDELMALLGLEPNLRERYPHQLSGGQQQRVGVARALAADPQVLLMDEPFGALDPVTRGALQQEMTRIHRLLGRTIVLVTHDIDEALRLAEHLVLMDHGEVVQQGNPLTMLTRPTNDFVRQFFGHSELGVRLLSLRSVADYVRREERAEGEALAEEMTLRDALSLFVARGCEVLPVVNTQGEPCGTLHFQDLLEEA; encoded by the coding sequence ATGATTGAATTTAGCCATGTCAGCAAACTGTTCGGCGCACAAAAAGCCGTTAACGATCTCAATCTCAATTTTCAGGAAGGGAGTTTTTCGGTACTGATTGGCACGTCGGGTTCCGGTAAATCCACCACTCTGAAAATGATTAACCGCCTGGTGGAGCATGACAGTGGCGTGATCCGCTTTGCCGGAGAAGAAATTCGCTCGCTGCCAGTGCTGGAGTTGCGCCGCCGGATGGGCTATGCCATTCAATCTATTGGCCTGTTTCCCCACTGGAGCGTGGCGCAAAATATTGCCACCGTGCCGCAATTACAAAAATGGTCACGGGCGCGGATCGACGATCGTATCGACGAATTAATGGCGCTACTGGGGCTGGAGCCAAATTTGCGTGAGCGTTATCCGCATCAGCTTTCCGGTGGTCAGCAGCAACGTGTGGGAGTGGCCCGCGCGCTGGCTGCCGATCCGCAAGTCTTACTGATGGATGAACCTTTTGGCGCGCTGGACCCGGTAACGCGCGGCGCGTTGCAACAAGAGATGACGCGCATACACCGTTTGCTGGGGCGTACCATTGTGCTGGTCACTCATGATATTGATGAGGCGCTACGACTGGCAGAACATCTGGTGTTGATGGATCACGGTGAAGTGGTGCAGCAGGGCAATCCGCTGACGATGCTGACTCGTCCGACGAATGATTTTGTCCGCCAGTTTTTTGGGCATAGTGAACTGGGTGTCCGCCTGCTTTCGTTACGTAGCGTGGCGGATTACGTGCGTCGCGAAGAACGGGCAGAAGGTGAGGCGCTGGCAGAAGAGATGACGCTACGCGATGCGCTTTCTCTGTTTGTCGCGCGGGGATGCGAGGTGCTGCCGGTGGTGAACACGCAGGGCGAGCCTTGCGGCACGCTGCATTTTCAGGATCTGCTGGAGGAGGCGTAA
- the btsS gene encoding two-component regulatory system sensor histidine kinase BtsS has product MYDFNLVLLLLQQMCVFLVIAWLMSKTPLFIPLMQVTVRLPHKFLCYIVFSIFCIMGTWFGLHIDDSIANTRAIGAVMGGLLGGPVVGGLVGLTGGLHRYSMGGMTALSCMISTIVEGLLGGLVHSILIRRGRTDKVFNPITAGAVTFVAEMVQMLIILAIARPYEDAVRLVSNIAAPMMVTNTVGAALFMRILLDKRAMFEKYTSAFSATALKVAASTEGILRQGFNEVNSMKVAQVLYQELDIGAVAITDREKLLAFTGIGDDHHLPGKPISSTYTLKAIETGEVVYADGNEVPYRCSLHPQCKLGSTLVIPLRGENQRVMGTIKLYEAKNRLFSSINRTLGEGIAQLLSAQILAGQYERQKAMLTQSEIKLLHAQVNPHFLFNALNTIKAVIRRDSEQASQLVQYLSTFFRKNLKRPSEFVTLADEIEHVNAYLQIEKARFQSRLQVNIAIPQELSQQQLPAFTLQPIVENAIKHGTSQLLDTGRVAISARREGQHLMLEIEDNAGLYQPVTNASGLGMNLVDKRLRERFGDDYGISVACEPDSYTRITLRLPWRDEA; this is encoded by the coding sequence ATGTACGATTTTAATCTGGTGTTGCTGCTGCTTCAGCAGATGTGCGTTTTTTTAGTCATTGCGTGGTTAATGAGTAAAACGCCATTATTCATACCGTTAATGCAGGTCACGGTTCGTCTGCCGCATAAATTTCTCTGCTACATCGTCTTTTCCATCTTCTGCATCATGGGCACCTGGTTTGGGTTGCACATTGACGATTCTATTGCCAATACCCGTGCGATAGGTGCGGTAATGGGCGGCTTACTCGGCGGTCCGGTCGTCGGTGGGCTGGTTGGTCTGACCGGCGGGTTACATCGATATTCGATGGGGGGCATGACCGCGCTAAGTTGCATGATCTCGACCATCGTTGAAGGATTGCTCGGCGGCCTGGTACACAGCATCCTGATCCGTCGCGGGCGCACTGATAAAGTCTTTAACCCCATTACCGCCGGTGCCGTCACGTTCGTCGCTGAAATGGTGCAAATGTTGATCATCCTGGCGATCGCCCGACCTTATGAAGATGCGGTGCGTCTGGTGAGTAATATTGCTGCGCCAATGATGGTCACCAATACCGTCGGCGCGGCACTGTTTATGCGTATATTGCTCGATAAACGCGCGATGTTTGAAAAATACACTTCGGCTTTTTCTGCCACTGCGCTGAAAGTGGCGGCCTCGACGGAAGGCATTTTGCGCCAGGGGTTTAACGAAGTGAACAGCATGAAAGTGGCACAGGTGCTGTATCAGGAGCTGGATATTGGTGCAGTCGCGATTACCGATCGAGAGAAATTGCTGGCCTTTACCGGAATTGGTGACGACCACCATTTACCCGGCAAACCAATTTCTTCGACTTATACTTTAAAAGCGATTGAAACCGGTGAAGTGGTCTACGCTGATGGCAACGAAGTGCCTTACCGTTGCTCTTTGCATCCGCAATGCAAACTGGGGTCGACGCTGGTCATTCCGTTGCGTGGTGAAAATCAGCGAGTGATGGGTACCATCAAATTGTATGAAGCCAAAAACCGTTTATTCAGTTCAATCAACCGCACGCTGGGCGAGGGGATTGCGCAACTGCTTTCGGCGCAGATCCTCGCCGGGCAATATGAGCGGCAAAAAGCGATGCTCACCCAGTCAGAGATCAAACTGCTTCACGCCCAGGTGAATCCCCATTTTTTGTTTAATGCGCTTAACACCATTAAAGCGGTGATCCGCCGCGACAGCGAACAGGCCAGCCAGCTGGTGCAGTATCTTTCTACTTTTTTCCGCAAAAACTTAAAGCGGCCTTCGGAGTTTGTTACTCTCGCCGACGAAATTGAACATGTGAACGCTTATCTGCAAATTGAAAAGGCGCGCTTCCAGTCGCGGTTGCAGGTCAACATTGCTATTCCGCAAGAATTATCCCAGCAGCAATTGCCCGCGTTTACCCTGCAACCGATAGTGGAAAACGCCATTAAACATGGGACATCACAACTGTTGGATACAGGGCGAGTGGCAATCAGCGCCCGACGTGAGGGGCAACATTTGATGCTGGAGATCGAAGACAATGCCGGTTTGTATCAACCGGTAACCAATGCCAGTGGGCTGGGGATGAATCTGGTGGATAAGCGTTTACGTGAACGGTTTGGCGATGACTATGGGATAAGCGTCGCCTGTGAGCCTGATAGTTACACCCGAATAACGTTACGACTACCATGGAGGGACGAGGCATGA
- the mlrA gene encoding HTH-type transcriptional regulator MlrA: MALYTIGEVALLCDINPVTLRAWQRRYGLLKPQRTDGGHRLFNDADIDRIREIKRWIDNGVQVSKVKMLLSNENVDVQNGWRDQQETLLTYLQSGNLHSLRTWIKERGQDYPAQTLTTHLFIPLRRRLQCQQATLQALLAILDGVLINYISICLASARKKQGKDALVVGWNIQDTTRLWLEGWIASQQGWRIDVLAHSLNQLRPELFEGRTLLVWCGDNRTSAQQQQLTSWQEQGHDIFPLGI, encoded by the coding sequence ATGGCGCTTTACACAATTGGTGAAGTGGCGTTGCTTTGTGATATTAACCCTGTCACGTTACGCGCGTGGCAGAGGCGTTACGGATTGCTGAAACCACAACGGACAGACGGCGGTCATCGGCTGTTCAACGATGCCGATATTGACCGGATCCGCGAGATCAAACGCTGGATCGACAACGGCGTGCAGGTCAGCAAAGTAAAAATGCTGCTCAGTAATGAAAATGTTGATGTGCAGAACGGCTGGCGCGATCAGCAAGAAACATTACTGACTTACCTGCAAAGCGGCAATCTGCATAGCCTGCGAACGTGGATCAAAGAGCGCGGTCAGGATTACCCCGCCCAGACACTCACCACACATCTGTTTATTCCTCTGCGCCGACGGCTTCAGTGCCAACAAGCGACTCTCCAGGCGCTGCTGGCGATCCTCGACGGCGTACTGATCAACTACATCTCTATTTGCCTGGCTTCGGCGCGCAAAAAACAGGGTAAAGATGCACTGGTGGTTGGCTGGAATATTCAGGATACCACTCGTCTGTGGCTGGAGGGCTGGATTGCCAGTCAACAAGGATGGCGCATTGATGTCCTCGCCCACTCGCTCAATCAACTACGCCCTGAACTGTTCGAAGGCCGTACATTGCTGGTATGGTGCGGTGATAATCGAACCTCCGCCCAACAACAGCAACTCACCAGTTGGCAGGAACAAGGCCATGATATTTTCCCACTCGGCATTTAA
- the yehW gene encoding glycine betaine ABC transporter permease YehW — MKMLRDPLFWLIALFVALIFWLPYSQPLFAALFPQLPRPVYQQESFAALALAHFWLVGISSLFAVIIGTGAGIAVTRPWGAGFRPLVETIAAVGQTFPPVAVLAIAVPVIGFGLKPAIIALILYGVLPVLQATLAGLGAIDASVTEVAKGMGMSRGQRLRKVELPLAAPVILAGVRTSVIINIGTATIASTVGASTLGTPIIIGLSGFNTAYVIQGALLVALAAIIADRLFERLVQAFSQHAK; from the coding sequence ATGAAGATGTTGCGCGATCCGCTGTTCTGGCTGATTGCTCTGTTTGTGGCGCTGATTTTCTGGCTGCCTTACAGCCAGCCGCTGTTTGCTGCCTTGTTCCCACAACTGCCACGACCCGTTTATCAGCAGGAAAGCTTTGCAGCTCTGGCACTGGCTCATTTCTGGCTGGTGGGAATTTCGAGTTTGTTTGCGGTGATCATTGGTACTGGTGCCGGAATTGCTGTCACTCGCCCTTGGGGCGCGGGATTTCGTCCACTGGTGGAAACTATTGCCGCCGTTGGACAGACTTTTCCGCCCGTTGCAGTGCTGGCGATTGCCGTTCCGGTGATCGGCTTTGGTCTGAAACCAGCGATTATCGCCTTGATCCTTTACGGCGTGCTGCCCGTCCTGCAGGCGACACTTGCCGGGCTGGGAGCGATTGATGCCAGCGTGACAGAAGTTGCGAAAGGTATGGGAATGAGTCGTGGTCAGCGACTGCGTAAGGTCGAGCTACCGCTGGCGGCTCCGGTGATTCTGGCGGGCGTGCGAACTTCGGTGATTATCAACATTGGTACGGCGACGATCGCCTCAACGGTAGGGGCCAGCACGCTGGGTACGCCGATCATCATCGGGCTTAGCGGATTTAATACCGCGTATGTGATCCAGGGGGCGTTACTGGTGGCACTGGCGGCGATCATCGCAGACCGCCTGTTTGAAAGGCTGGTGCAGGCGTTCAGCCAGCACGCAAAATAA
- the btsR gene encoding two-component system response regulator BtsR: protein MIKVLIVDDEPLARENLRVFLQEQSDIEIVGECSNAVEGIGAVHKLRPDVLFLDIQMPRISGLEMVGMLDPEHRPYIVFLTAFDEYAIKAFEEHAFDYLLKPIDEARLEKTLARLRQERSKQDVSLLPENQQALKFIPCTGHSRIYLLQMKDVAFVSSRMSGVYVTSHEGKEGFTELTLRTLESRTPLLRCHRQYLVNLAHLQEIRLEDNGQAELILRNGLTVPVSRRYLKSLKEAIGL from the coding sequence ATGATTAAAGTCTTAATTGTCGATGATGAACCGCTTGCACGGGAGAACCTGCGCGTATTTTTGCAGGAGCAGAGCGATATTGAAATCGTTGGAGAGTGTTCAAACGCCGTAGAAGGGATCGGCGCGGTGCATAAACTGCGCCCGGATGTGCTGTTTCTCGATATCCAGATGCCGCGCATCAGTGGTCTGGAAATGGTGGGGATGCTCGACCCGGAACATCGCCCGTATATTGTTTTTCTCACCGCGTTTGACGAATACGCCATTAAAGCCTTTGAAGAACATGCCTTTGATTATCTGCTGAAGCCAATTGATGAAGCGCGACTGGAGAAAACGCTGGCGCGATTGCGTCAGGAGCGCAGCAAGCAGGATGTTTCGTTGTTACCGGAAAATCAACAGGCGCTGAAATTTATCCCTTGTACGGGGCATAGTCGGATTTATTTGCTGCAAATGAAAGATGTGGCATTTGTCAGCAGTCGGATGAGCGGTGTCTACGTTACCAGTCACGAAGGGAAAGAGGGCTTTACCGAACTGACATTACGTACCCTGGAAAGTCGTACACCACTACTGCGCTGCCATCGTCAGTATCTGGTTAACCTCGCGCATTTACAGGAGATCCGTCTGGAAGATAACGGCCAGGCCGAGTTGATTTTGCGTAATGGCTTAACCGTGCCGGTCAGCCGCCGTTATCTGAAAAGCTTAAAAGAGGCGATTGGCCTGTAA